CCCCTACAGCCCAGGGGTTGCATTCTTTACACAGAGGAGGGTGCGGGCCACTCCACTATTAAAGCACATTCTAGAGAGGCGTTGGACCCAGCTAGTCACCCAAGCCCATAAAGCACAAATTGCAAAACCCCATCTGCATAGCCAAGCACTTCCTACCTGAGCATAAATAGGACCCGGGCTCCTAGAGGAGGACATTAGAGTTTCCACAAGACTCCAGTTCTCCTATCCTGTACAACGCAAGCCAAACTTCCAGAAGCATCATGACCTACGGATCAGGATTCGGTGGCGGCACCTTCAGCTGCTTCTCAGCCTGCGGGACCCGGCCCAGCCGCTGCAGCATCACGGCCGCCCCCTACCGCGGCATCTCCTGCTACCGCGGCCTCACCGGGGGCTTCGGCAGCCGCAGCCTCTGCGAGGGCTTCCGCACTGGCTCCTGCGGCCGCAGCTTCGGGTACCGCTTCGGCGGCGTGTGCGGCCCCAGCCCGCCCTGCATCACCACCGTGTCGGTCAACGAGAGGCTCCTCGTGCCCCTCAACCTGGAGATCGACCCCAACGTGCAGTGTGTGAAGCACGAGGAGAAGGAGCAGATCAAGTGTCTCAACAACAGGTTCGCTTCCTTCATCGACAAGGTGGGTGTCCTTGATCACACCCTTCCTGAACCCTCCCTTCCTGGGCAGGCACTGAAGGGGTAGTCGGGGGGCAGGAGAGATGTGGTGCCCACGAGATCCCAGTCTAATGGAGGAGATGGACAATTATCCAGGGCACAGAAAGATCAGAGAGATGAGTCTAGAGCAGGGGCTCCTGATGAGgcaattattattatatacaacCTCTGTCCAGACAGGCAGGGTCCCCATAGACAGACAAGGACAGGTTTGGAACCGCGTGTCAGAGGAAGAAGGCCATACATGAAAACAAGACACAAGAAATGCACATAAGATATAGGAAGAGGACCACAGGCCAGCCTTTGGGTGGGTGTCCTTGATCACACCTTTCCTGAACCCATCCATGCTCAATTCAGGCTGGGCACTGATGGGGGAGTCAGAGGCAAAAAGACCTCTACTTGGCTCCTGACCACATGCCACCTAGGCTCAGCACGTCAGGATAACTCAGTTCACCTGAGCAGGGACTGGTCTTTCCCAGCCTCTTGCTCTCACCCCTAACTTGGAAAATCCAAACATAGATCCCAATCCCGAAATCCAGAAGTTGCCTTGTCTTCCACAGCGCCCTCTGTGTAATCTCTGCTGAGCTCCTGGTTTGGGAGTTTACCTTAAAGCAATCAgcgccctcccccatccccacatgCCCCAAGTAGCCTTTGGGGCAGTGGGAGCCATCTGACCCAACCTCCCACCCCAAATGGCAGGTGCGCTTCCTGGAGCAGCAGAACAAGCTGCTGGAGACCAAGTGGCAGTTCTGCCAGAGCCGCCAGTGCTGCGAGAGCAACCTGGAGCCCCTGTTCCAGGGCTACATCCAGACGCTGAGGAGGGAGGCCGAGTGCGAGGAGGCCAACAGCGGGAGGCTGGCCTCAGAGCTCAGCCACATGCAGGAGGTGCTGGAGGGCTACAAGCAGAAGTGAGTGCGGTCAGGGATGATGTTGGGCACAGGGATGGACTTGAGTTAAAGCCTACTGGATGAGACTGGAGAAGACTTTCCGAGAAGGGCCAGGGACCTTGCAGGGCAGGTGGGCGCTGTGCAGCAGGATCGTCACATCAGGCAGTCATCGATCAGACGCCTAAGAGTAGGGCCGTGATTCCCCAGGAggtctctctctgctccttcagCCTTCACTTCCTGGAGCCTGATCACCCAGCAGCTGTGCCCTGCGGTCTGTGGGGAGGGGGGCTTCTGCATTCTCCCAAGCCATCTCCTCCCGGCCTCTCAGGCTCCCACCTGTAGCACCTGGACGTGATATGAGTCCCAGTGTCGCTCAgggctgccaggccctggggctgctggtggCCCACCGTCTAGGGTGCGGAGTGCTGAGGGCCTCTGGGACTCATGGGCCCTCCCACAGCTGAGCTAGGATGGACACCCAGGAGAGCAGAGGCTGCAGTGCCCCACACGTGCTGCTGTCCACTCCTAGCATGGGGCTGGTGCTGAGTCTTTATTCTCCAGACGGGACCTCAGAGCAGCTTTGGGAACAGGGCTGTGAGGTCCCAGAAGAGTGGCCCCCTGGACCCCTCAATGCAAAGTGGACAGAGAATCACAAACACATCCCAAATCCAACCACAGCGGACCCCAGCAGGGCTGCCAGGGGGCGGGCTGTGTTGGCAGGTCCCTAACATTGCCTCCTTCACTGGTATGAAGTGGAGGGGGTTCTGGGGAGACCTGCCCTGCCATGACCTCCTTTTCTGccctcttctgcctcaggtacGAGGCGGAAGTCGCACTGAGAGCGACAGCGGAGAAGGAGTTTGTGGCTCTGAAGAAGGTGGGTCACGTGGGATCGGGAACCAGAGACACGAGGGATCTCAGAATGACAGGCTCTTGCTGGGGAGACCCATGGTCTCAACCTCAGTGCGGGGTGCAGCGACCTTGCCAAGTCAGGATGGGAAATTCCCAGAGATTAGGTCATGAAAGGCCCATGTAGGGCTCTGAGAAGGGCACTGACCTTGGAGTATCCACTAGCACCCTGCCCTGAAGCAGGGCGATGGCTGAGTTGAGCTCTGGATGTTCTGTGCTGCCCCAGAGGTGGTGGTGTGTGGCTGGGGTCCCATGGAGGCATGGCAGCTTCAGTCTTGCTGTTGAGGGACGGTGTCCTGTCTAGTGTTGCAGGGAGTCTGATTAGGAAGAGGGGCACAGTCTCAGGATCTCGGGGAGGATGGAGCAGAGCCAGGAGAGGCCAGGTGGAGTCTTGGAGGACTGCTGGGGGACACGGAAGTGTCAAGGTGGCTGAGTGAGGGAGCCAGTCTGGCAGGCTTCCTGGTACAGGGGAGGGTAAGAAGGAGAGCTGGGAGGTAAGAGGTCTCAGGTGCGAGGATTGAAAGGCTGGTAACCCATCTCCAAGGCACGAGGCGTTTGTTCTTAGAACGGGAGGAGGTTGTGAGGTGCCTCCGGGGAAGGTCAGGGGGTATGGAGATGACACGAGAATAGTAGCACTGGGAATCTTTTTCCCCTCACCTCCATGTAATGGgtgaagggagagaggaatgTTGGGGTGGTGACCACCAGAGGTCCTCTGAACTCAACGACTCCCCACCTTCCCAGGATGTGGACTGTGCCTACCTCTGCAAGTCAGACCTGGAGGCCAACTCAGAGGCCCTGATTCAGGAGATCGACTTCCTGCGGCGACTGTATGAGGAGGTGAGGGGTTGTGGTCCAGGCAGAAAACCAGCAGCTGGCCTGGAAGAGAGGGCGTTGGTCTGGGATCAGAGTGGGACAGGGATTGGGGCAGGAGCTGCAGTCCGTGAGGCTGTCAGAGAGGGTGGGGGCTAGAGACCAAGGAGGGCTGAGAAGGTTGGGTACACACTGTGGTGAGGGAGGGAATGGTGTAAACCACACgcatcctcccaccccaccatctGCAGGAGATCCGAGTTCTCCACACTCACATCTCAGACACCTCGGTCATCATCGAGATGGACAACAGCCGGGACCTGAATATGGACAGCATTGTGGCCGAGATCAAGGCGCACTATGACGACATTGCCTGCCGCAGTCGGGCCGAGGCTGAGAGCTGGTACCGCAGCAAGGTGAATGTCTCAGGGCACCTGCCTCCTAGACATGGTGGGAGGGATGGGTGGTACATATTAACAAGGCTTCTTTTGTCTGGGGACTCTGATTCCTAGAGGTGGTGAAAGAAGTGCAGACCCCTCTCAGGTTATAGTGGCAGGACATGGCTGCCACGTATGGTTGCACAGGCTGAGTACTGCACAATTTGCAAACCATCTGTGGTGTCCTGAGTGGGTGGGATGTCCCATCCTGAGTTTCATGAGCCTCTCTGCTTCCCTCCAGTGTGAGGAGATGAAGGCCACGGTGATCCGGCATGGGGAGACCCTGCGCTGTACCAAGGAGGAGATCAACGAGCTGAACCGCGTGATCCAGAGATTGACGGCCGAGGTCGAGAATGCCAAGCGCCAGGTAGGGGTCGTTTGAGGCCCACCCAGGGTCCCACAGGCAGTGTGTGCACCCAACTGGATCTCACCATTCATTCTCCAGCCCATCTGCATGACCTGAGTCCCAGGTTGTGGTCACTTAAGGAAACCCAGGTGATGAAGAGGAGAGACCTGTTTCTGGCGTGATCCCAGCTGGCCAGGAGAGACTGGATGCGTCCAGGAAGTGGACACAGAGACCCAGGGGCCATAACTCACCTTGTTCTCTTCTGGGCCCTTagaactccaagctggaggccacTGTGACCCAGGCGGAGCAGCAGGGCGAGGCGGCCCTTAATGATGCCCGCTGCAAGCTGGCCGGTCTGGAGGAGGCCCTGCAGAAGGCCAAGCGGGACATGGCCTGCCTGCTCAAGGAGTATCAGGAGGTGATGAACTCCAAGCTGGGCCTGGACATCGAGATCGCCACCTACAGGCGCCTGCTGGAGGGCGAGGAGCACAGGTGGGGCCCAACCCAGCCTGGCCCTGAGCTGCCCATTTCCACCCTTTCCACAAGCACCACCCTTGATCCTGGCTGAGCAATGGCCAGGGATCTGGGACAAACCTATCATTTATCactttggggtggggggcggtttGTGAGGACTATTACTTCTGaccctctgccccctccttcctGACCACTTGTGAACCACACCCCAGGAATTTGTAGAGCTCTGTCGGCAACTCTGGCTCAGTCActaatgttgcttttttcctcttccctctcagaCTGTGTGAAGGCGTTGGGGCCGTGAATGTCTGTGAGTAACCTAGGCCCTGTGTGGATGAATTTACTCTCTTCCTGTAAGGGATGGAAGGAGGAGTTCCActggacctaaatataagagtgGGCTGGCATCACAGGAGGAGGGATTTGGGTTAGACAAGAAGCAAGGACCACTTCTTTGGGACTAGAGTTGTTAAGTAAAGATGCTTGGAGAGGTGCATCGTCGGGGATGCGGGAGACTTGGCCCCCCAGAATTTTGACTAAGCCTTTGGGGTTCGCAGGTGTCAGCAGCTCCCGGGGCGGGGTCGTCTGCGGGGACCTCTGCGTGTCCGGCTCCCGGCCGATGACTGGCAGCGTCTGCAGCGCCCCCTGCAGCGGGAACCTGGCGGTGAGCACCGGCCTGTGCGCGCCCTGCGGCCCCTGCAGCTCCGTCACGTCTTGCGGCGTGGGCTCCCGCGCCAGCAGCTGCCGCAAACGTTAGGCGCCCCAACTCAGGCCCGGCCCGGGCAACCCTCCCGCGCAGCCCGGCAGGGCCCGCCTTGCCTGGCGCCGCCCCGCCCACCTCTGGGCGGAGCAAGCCCTAGGCTACTTCGCTGGCTCTTTGAAAGGTCCATCCCACTCCTAGCATCTCAAGCCTGTGTGTGATCCCCTCTTCCCGGGCTCTGCCGCCCACGCTGGGAAAGGCTACCCTAGAAAGAAGTCTCTTTGGCCACCACAGGAAGGGGACTCCGGGGCAGGGGGGACCAGGATTAGGACCTGGGCTGCTATGGGGCCAATGGCCAACGCTCCCACTCTGTCCCAGCATCACCCCTTCCTTCTCTGCCGTGTTCCTCTCCTTCTTGATCTGTGTTTCCAATAAATCAATATAGCCAACCCTGGGCCTTGTCTTCACTTCTGCTATCTTCCTCAGGGGTCGAGGTTTGGGAGGGTCCCCAAAGTTACATGGAGCAGAAAAGCCCTAGATCTGGGGTCTCCACTACAGTCTTTTGTCCCTGGGCTCACAGCGCTCTCAGATTTAGCCAAGGACTCTGCTAGGCCACTCCATCCTGTAATTTTATCCATACCACCTTCACAATATCTCTTGCAGAGCTCAGGGACCCGCAGTAGCCAGGGCAAGGTCCCACCCTGAGTTCGGTGGCacagctggggtttgaaccccgTGAGCATGTTTAGTGCTCATTTCACTAAAccacagctgcctcccagagAACATATCTGTGCACATCTGTAAACCTATGGGTAGATGCACCAGTCACTCAAAGCTTAAGGAAACATCACTCCTGGCTTTGGTGGGGAAGGCTCAAGCCTGAGTAACTTACAAGAATTCTTTAAGGGGTGAATACATGAACATGACTTAAACTTTCAAAAAGCCTTTGATATGGCtgtctttttttaatggagtCCTTTTGGGGTTTGGAGACCTTCCATAGCTGATAAATTGCCTCAAAGCTAGAAAACATTACGTAGCAAGAAGATGATGTGATGTAGAGGTGAGCACACAGACCCTGGAGCCAAGCTGCATGGGTCCAAAACTGAACTCTGTTCCTAGCTGAGTGACTTCGGGCAatttacttaccctctctgtgcctcggtttctatATGTCtaaagtgaaaatgagaaaaagagcatttttcttttacctcctagggttgttgggaggattaaggAATTTCgtatatgtaaaatacttagtGCCTGATCAGGGCCACGGGCAGCCTCTCATTACACTTATATGATCAGAGATTGCAAGCACAGAAAGAAAACCCCACGTCTTCCAGGCCATCAAGCTCCTTCATGCAGGAGACCATCCCCGCCACACTGATGAAGGTATTATAAGTGCCGGTGGGAGTGGAGAGATGGCCCCTCCGCTTCACTATAGGCCAAGGCAAGTCCCTGAACATACatctgtacagcagagtgaatctcTAAACTTCCGGTGCCGGGCCCAGGAAACTATAGCAGAAATGGAAGTGCCCATCCCCACCTCTAAGTGTGATAGAAATAAATTGATAATATTGAGAGATCAGAAGTGAGCGGTCTGAAGAGACACTGGCTCTTTTAAAAGATAGGATTAATTCCAGGTCTCCTGGCAACCAATGTGTCCCCTCCACCCTCCAATGGAATTCTGAGGACAAAGCCCTCAGAGAGTTCCAGAATATGCAACTGTTCTAACCAGCCCTCTGTGCTGTGacaccacacagctcagaagcAGGCCCTGTCTGGAGTCCAGACCTGAGGCCCCAGCACCAGCtctatccctccatccctccccagttCAGAAGCCACCAGTCCTGAGGGACTTCTCATCTCTGTCAACTGACCCCTCCCTCTGCATCTCACTAGTCTCATCAGCCCAGCTGGACCTTGATAACCTGTCATACTTCActctctcaccctccctctgGCTCTGACCTTCTCTTTCCTACTCCAGTTCCACAATCTTCACCTTCACAGATCTAGGTTCCCACTCCTGGACAGTTCAGGCAGAGGAGCGAGGGTGAATGAATCACATACATATTGCCCATGACACAGAAtggtgaagaaaatgaaacacctTGCTGTGTGACATTTAGCAAGTCACctcccctttctgggcctcagtgtatTCACTAGTGAAAAAGGAATGACTGGACTAGATGACTGCTCCTTAGCCATTTAAAGTCCCTTAGCCATTTAAAgttctattattctttttaattgaagtatagttgatttacaatgttgtgttagtttcaggtgtacagcaaactgattcagtttatatataatatatatacattctttctcagattattttccattataggttatcacaagatatcaaatatagttccctgtgctatacagtaggacctgttgtttattttatatatagtagtttgtatctgctaaacccaaactcctaacttaccCCTCCTCtcacctttcccctctggtaaccatatgtttgttttctatggctgtgagtctgtttctctttcatagataagttcatttgtgtcatattttagattccacatataagtgctatcatgtgatatttgtctttctctgtctgacttacttcacccaatatgataatctctaggtccatccatgtttctgaaaatgacattatttcatttttgatggctgagtaatattccactgtgtgtgtgtatatatacatatacatatatatatatatatatatatatatatatcacatcttctttatccattcatctgtcggtggacatttaggttgcttccatgtcttgcctattgtaagtAGTGAAAGCTCTATTATTCTTTAGGAGATGTGGGAAAGGATGAGAAGCTAGAGGGAAGTAGGGAACCAGGTGCCATGCACTGTGCTGTGTGCATGCTGTGTCTTCATCCCGCACAGCTCACTGTCTATAGGCTGCTGTCTGTGAGTGGAACAGAATGATTGCAACCAGGTACACGCACGTGTCTGGGCATCTGTGGGGAAACATGTACATTTGTGTGTAACTGTGAGGGTTCCTATATGTGTGATGATGTCTGTGAATGTGTGTATACCTGTATATATGTGCTGAAGAGAGGACTTTTGCGGGTACATGTGAGTGCACAAGTGGACTCGTGTTGGTGAGATG
This genomic stretch from Phocoena phocoena chromosome 11, mPhoPho1.1, whole genome shotgun sequence harbors:
- the LOC136131145 gene encoding keratin, type II microfibrillar, component 7C; protein product: MTYGSGFGGGTFSCFSACGTRPSRCSITAAPYRGISCYRGLTGGFGSRSLCEGFRTGSCGRSFGYRFGGVCGPSPPCITTVSVNERLLVPLNLEIDPNVQCVKHEEKEQIKCLNNRFASFIDKVRFLEQQNKLLETKWQFCQSRQCCESNLEPLFQGYIQTLRREAECEEANSGRLASELSHMQEVLEGYKQKYEAEVALRATAEKEFVALKKDVDCAYLCKSDLEANSEALIQEIDFLRRLYEEEIRVLHTHISDTSVIIEMDNSRDLNMDSIVAEIKAHYDDIACRSRAEAESWYRSKCEEMKATVIRHGETLRCTKEEINELNRVIQRLTAEVENAKRQNSKLEATVTQAEQQGEAALNDARCKLAGLEEALQKAKRDMACLLKEYQEVMNSKLGLDIEIATYRRLLEGEEHRLCEGVGAVNVCVSSSRGGVVCGDLCVSGSRPMTGSVCSAPCSGNLAVSTGLCAPCGPCSSVTSCGVGSRASSCRKR